One Methylocapsa sp. D3K7 DNA window includes the following coding sequences:
- a CDS encoding K(+)-transporting ATPase subunit F: protein MTFDMVLGAIVTIGLLVYLVAALIRPERF, encoded by the coding sequence ATGACCTTCGATATGGTCCTCGGCGCGATCGTGACGATCGGCCTGCTCGTTTATCTCGTCGCCGCCTTGATTCGTCCCGAGCGTTTTTGA